The DNA segment TTGTCCTGAATATACTCCTTTTCCTTCGAATTGATCTTACCCTGGGCGATCATTTCCTTGTAGGTATTGTTCAACCTGAGCCGAGGAATGTAGTCCGAATTTAAGATAATTTGCCATTCATCATCGTTTTTCTCTACGCGCACATCGGGGCTGATGACTCGGTTGTTGTCTTCAGTGAATCGGCTGGCAGGTGTGGGGTTAAGGTCTGCGATCTCCTGGATGGCATTATGAATTTCGTCTACCGTTGCACTCAGCTTGCGCGCCATCTCAGGGATGCGTCGTCTCAGGAGGAGCGGGTAGTGTTTCTTGATAATTTTCGACGCTAGCGATTCTCCGCGGCCCTTGAGCTTGAGCTGCTGGAGTAAGCTGTCTTGAAGGTCGAGGCAGGCTATCCCGGGTGGATCGAATCCCTTAAGGATCTCATGGGCCTGCATGACTGGCCGGAAAGGCAGATTGGCAATGAGTGCGATGTCGGCAGGCTTGGTGGTGAGAAAGCCTTTATCATCTAAGGAACCAATGAGATATTCGATCGCTTCTGACATCTCGGGCTCTAACTCCATTATCTGGGCTTGATCCATCAGATGCTGTTGCAGTGATGTCTCCGCAACGAGGGAATCGAACATATGTTGGCGCTTCTGGGCGTCTTCGGAGCTATAAACGTTGTTGCTCGATTCCTGGGCGAAATATTCTTTCCAGTCCTCGTTCAACTTGTGCAGCATTTCGTAGTCTCCACCAAAATCCATCTCCTCGTCATTGCTCCCAGTATCGTCGCGCGAAGATTCGGTTTCGTTTGAAGATCCATTTGCCTCGAGACTCGTCCCATCCATGGGCATTTCTTCGAGGATGGGATTGGACTGCAGCTCCTCGAGGATGGAATTACGCAGCTCGAGTGCAGGAGCCTGAAGAATTTTCAGCGAGTGGCGCAGTTGAGGCGCCAGGATGAGAGACTGAGTCTGTTTTTGTACCTGTTGAAAGCCTTGGCTCATTCAAATAGATGTCATGGGATGGAGAGAGAGATAAGCCGCAGGGTCTTGGGGAGGGTAAAATTAGTTCAGGCCGGGAGTGATGCCTTTTTTCCAGCGTTCGCTGGCTTCGGCTCCCGAGTTGCCGAGTAGGTCCTTGAGATAGATGGCGAGTTTTTCGTTAGTCGGGCCATAACCGTCACCATACATATACATTTCCAGGGCAGTGAGCATCTCGTTTGCAGATTGGTAGCGCTCGTCTCGGCCGCGCTTGAAAGCACTGTGTAGGATGTCGTTGAGGCGATCGTCGATACCCGCCCGCACGGATCGAAAGTCGGGGATGTTAAGATTTAAAATATTGTCGCGTGTTTCCTCAGGAGTATCTGCTTCAAACAGGTTATAACCCAGCAGGCATTCTGTCATGACAATAGCAGTAGCAAAGAGATCTGCCCGCGCGTCGGTGACTTCTCGATTCGCTTGCTCTGGCGATAAGTATTCGTCTTTGCCAGCAATCACCTCACCTTCTTCATTATACATGAGGTCCAGAGCCTTAGCTATTCCGAAATCAGTCAGTTTTACATCACCTTCTTGAGCGATCATGATATTTTTGGGATTCACATCGCGATGCACAATCCCGAGGAGACGGCCCTCAGAATCTCTCTTTACGTGCGCATAGGCCAGCCCACGGCAAATGCGTGACGCGATAAAAACTGCGAGATCCACGGGGACACGCTGACCCGTATTTGTGTGTTTCTCAAGAAACTCCTCAAGATTGATCCCGTTCACATACTCCATCGTCATGTAATACTGTCTGTTGATCTCACCAAGGTGGTAAGTTTGGACGATGTTTGTATGGATCAGGTCTGCGACTAGCTTGGCCTCACCGATAAAGTTGTTTTGGAACTCCTCAAATTGGGAGTATTCCTCGCGGATAATCTTGATGGCTATCTTCTTTTTAAAGCCGCCTGAGCCGCGTTGCAGCGCTTCGTAGACCACGCCCATGCCACCCTCTGCGATGGTGCGGGTGATCTGGTAATGCATCTCGCTGAATATATGCTTTAGCTGCGGCACAGGTGGAAGTTTTGAGGGTTTGATCGGCTGCGGCAAGGAGAGATTTCTTAACTGTGCATGAAATCTGCTAAGCGCACCAAACTGACGTATTCGTTGGTAGTGTGGACATCGTCCAGACTAGCCTAGGATTCAGAAAAATTTGCATCGCCATTTGCCTTAATGGCGGAATTTCAGCCCTTTAGATTCATGGCATCTTCCTCGAATAAGACCGGGTTCAACATGCTAATCTGGGTCGTGGCCGGCTTTGGGATTAGTGGATTTGCAATTGTGATTGCTGATTTATTGCGGCGTTTGCCTGGTTTGGGCGGAATCATCGAACCGTTTATTCAACGATTTTTTCCATCCGTGGAAAATGGTATGGCGATCTTGCTGTCATCGCTCTTGTTCGTTGCAACCGCTGTAGCGATTCATGCATCGCGGAAGAAAACCTAGTCTTTTGCATGGTTGTGATCTTTCTCCTCGGCTCCGCTCCGCTGCAGCGGTAGTCCAAAAGAAAATAGTCCGCGGAAGGGTCGAAGCCAGCCCGTGATAGCGACCAGGGGTTCGGCATCTCGGTTCTGATCTTCCATCTTTTTGTAGGCAATGATCAGGACGACCTGAACCAACAGCGCGAAGCCGAGATAAATTAGGAAACGGCCATCCGAGAAAGCCCCATCTTTGTCTTTCAGTACAAAACCCAGGCCTGAAGCAAAGATGCCGGTGCCGAAGCCAATGCTTGTAGTTATGAGGGCGACTGACAGCGGTCGGCTACCTCGATCCGTGAGCTGAGGCATATGCTTATTGTGGGCCGCATGATAAAAACTACCTGCACCACCGATTAGGAAAAACATAAAGGGACAGAGAAAGAGTAACCCTTCGAATCCGACCAAAACCGAAATCCAATAGGTATAATTGATGATGTGTAAAACGAGAGATACGATGAATGCGTATCTCACACTGACACGATCAATCCAGCTTCTCACAACAAGCGCTCCCAAATAGCCGCCGAAGGACTGAATTGCTGCAAAGTAGAGGATGGGCACCTGGTCAAAGCCCGCATTACGCTTTAGGTAAAATGCAAAGAATGGATAAGCGGCGGCGTTCACAGCAGTTACGATGACGCTGAGGGTCGTGTAATTTCTAAATGCTCGGTTTTCCGTAAATAAACGTGGGGCAGCTTTGAGTATGTGCCCGATACTATTGGGTTCTGGATGAGGCACTGATGGCAGCCGCGAAATAGCAAACACGGCGATAAAGCTGCCAGCAATTGCGAAGAGAAACTGTGACTGAATCGCCGTAAACGTGTCTAAATATAAGAAAGCCGCTGCGCACAGAATGAGTGTGAACACACCGCAGAAACCAACGATAGCGAGATCGGTCGCAAAGTAGCGGCCACGCACTCTCTCAGGAATGAGGTCGTAGAGCCAAGGGATCGGGGCAGCCGCGCCGATTGACCGGAATATCGTGAAGAAAAATAAAGCGATCACCAGGGTCCAAATAGCTACAGGATCGCCGCGCTCTGGTTGGGAAAAAGCGATCCATAGAATCGGAATGATACACAAACCGCGCAGGCTCCAAAAAAAGATGGTCTGACGCTTATAGCCCAGAATGTGGAGCAGGGCTGTCGCGAGTATCTGAAAGGGCGCGAGTAAGAATACAAAGGAGTAACAAAGACCGACTACGAACGGCGATGCCCCGAGTTCTTCAGTAAGCAAAACCATGGGAGTGCCAAGCACAACCAGCCAGGTGAAGGCATTAAAAAAGCTGAAGAAAAATCCTGCTTTATATGGAGATAGGCTGTCGTTTGCTTGGTTCAGGGAAAGTCCTCTCCAAACATCTAGGCAAGGCGATGAGACCAGTAATCGAAGCGACTGCGCGTCTGCTCGGGGCCAGGCATGCCCGGTTCCTCACGTCTTGCTAAGGCACCCGCAATGTCGAAGCATTCGACCCAGTCCGCACCAAGTTGATGACTGATATTCTGGATTTTATCTAGGGGGAGTTCCGGGAGTGCAGTGTTGGATTTTTCAGAGAGTGCGACCAGTGCACCGACCACGTGATGAGCTTCGCGGAAGGCTACGCCCTTCCGGACGAGATAATCGACCACGTCGGTGGCCAGTAGTAGTGGATCGGAGACGGCCTCTGTGCACTTACCTGGAACTGGTTCTATCCCCGGAAGCATTTCTTGAAGCACGTGGCATGCGGTCATGCACAAGTCGAAGGCAGCAAACACTGGAGGCTTATCGTCCTGTAAGTCACGGTTGTAGGTGAGGGGTAGGCCTTTGACGAGCGTGAGCAAAGTCTGATAGATTCCACCGAGCTGGGCGACTTTACCGCGCAGTAGCTCAAATGCATCCGGGTTTTTCTTTTGGGGCATCAAACTCGATCCCGTGGTGAATGTGTCCGGTAAATGCACAAAGCCAAATTCGGCCGAACTCCAAAGGATCATATCTTCCGATAGCCGAGATACATGGGCGCCGAAAACAGAGCAGGCATGAGCAAATGAGATGAATACATCTCGATCGCTGACTGCATCCATGCTGTTGGAGGTCACTCTTGGTTCACCGTCTGAGCCAACAAAACTCAATTCCCTGGCCGTGAAAAGGCGATCGATCGGTAGTGTCGTACCAGCGATAGCGCCACTCCCGAGGGGGCAGATATTTGCCTCATCCGAGACGGCGGCAAAGCGAGTCACATCGCGATCTAGCATCTCGACATAGGCCAAAATATGATGTGCGATCGATACGGGCTGGGCGCGCTGTAAGTGTGTATAGCCAGGAATGTATACTGTTTCGCCCTTACGCGCCAAAGTGAGGAGGGCCCGCTGAGCGCCCCGTATGGCCTCTTGGAGCTGAGCGGCGGCGTCCTTGAAAAAGAGACGCATGTCAGTTGCGACCTGATCATTTCGACTGCGCGCAGTATGGAGTTTTGCCGCTGCCGGTACCCGATCAGTCAACGCTTGCTCAATGTTCATATGAACATCTTCAAGGCTTTCATCCCATGAGAAATTTCCTCCCGCTATTTCCTGCTCAATTTCATCCAGACCCGTAATAATGGCATCGCGCTCTTCATCATTGATGATACCAGTATGAGCCAACATCTTGGCTTGAGCGCGGCTGCCTTGGATATCGAAAGGTGCCAGGCGTCGGTCAAAACTCACTGACTCGCTAAATTTCTGCATCAATGCAGCAGGACCGTCGGAGAAGCGTCCTCCCCAAGTAGCTTGCTTGTTTTTTGAGGCCATAGACACAGCACATTCACCGATCGTGGGTGGTGAACGCAATCGCAGACTTTTAAATTAAAAATACGGAGTGTTACCCGAAGTGCGCGACGTGCTGATGTTTTGTAGCGTGATCGCGAGAGCGATTGCCATGGGGCAGGCCAAAGCTTTGGTCGACCATTGGCTCCCGTTATCACTGAGATTGAATGCGCTACCTCAAGAATGATTTACAATTTGATGTCTTCAGGTAGGGCCGCATCGCCGAGGCAGCCGGTTACGGCAAGCCCGTACCGCCACTTTGAAACACGAGCACTAGAGCGTCTTCATAGTTGGACGAATACGACAACGATCACGATTCACCGACAAGGCTGCCGAGCGGTCCTGAAAAATGATCTTCAGTCAAGGCGTGCCAGTGCCCACGCCGAACAACAGCGAAAATATTACCAGCAAATGTTTTTCCAACATAGGGAGAGTGCTTGTGGCGATACTTTAGCGAATCGGTGCTAATCTGTGTGCTCTGAGACGGGTCGACAATGACGAGATCCGCCAAAAGTCCGGCTTCAATTTTTCCTCGATCGCCGAGCCCGAAACGCTGTGCCGGG comes from the Opitutales bacterium genome and includes:
- the rpoN gene encoding RNA polymerase factor sigma-54; its protein translation is MSQGFQQVQKQTQSLILAPQLRHSLKILQAPALELRNSILEELQSNPILEEMPMDGTSLEANGSSNETESSRDDTGSNDEEMDFGGDYEMLHKLNEDWKEYFAQESSNNVYSSEDAQKRQHMFDSLVAETSLQQHLMDQAQIMELEPEMSEAIEYLIGSLDDKGFLTTKPADIALIANLPFRPVMQAHEILKGFDPPGIACLDLQDSLLQQLKLKGRGESLASKIIKKHYPLLLRRRIPEMARKLSATVDEIHNAIQEIADLNPTPASRFTEDNNRVISPDVRVEKNDDEWQIILNSDYIPRLRLNNTYKEMIAQGKINSKEKEYIQDKIRSGKFLINSIDQRQRTIERITREILKFQAEFFEEGVSKLKPLTMNQVAQEVGVHETTVSRAIANKYIETPFGIFDFKYFFTSGYQSADGSSVSNTSIKDIIAHLIENEDPRKPLSDQEVVNILAKRNLKIARRTAAKYREEMGILPTNLRRQYS
- a CDS encoding serine/threonine protein kinase; protein product: MHYQITRTIAEGGMGVVYEALQRGSGGFKKKIAIKIIREEYSQFEEFQNNFIGEAKLVADLIHTNIVQTYHLGEINRQYYMTMEYVNGINLEEFLEKHTNTGQRVPVDLAVFIASRICRGLAYAHVKRDSEGRLLGIVHRDVNPKNIMIAQEGDVKLTDFGIAKALDLMYNEEGEVIAGKDEYLSPEQANREVTDARADLFATAIVMTECLLGYNLFEADTPEETRDNILNLNIPDFRSVRAGIDDRLNDILHSAFKRGRDERYQSANEMLTALEMYMYGDGYGPTNEKLAIYLKDLLGNSGAEASERWKKGITPGLN
- a CDS encoding MFS transporter, translated to MLGTPMVLLTEELGASPFVVGLCYSFVFLLAPFQILATALLHILGYKRQTIFFWSLRGLCIIPILWIAFSQPERGDPVAIWTLVIALFFFTIFRSIGAAAPIPWLYDLIPERVRGRYFATDLAIVGFCGVFTLILCAAAFLYLDTFTAIQSQFLFAIAGSFIAVFAISRLPSVPHPEPNSIGHILKAAPRLFTENRAFRNYTTLSVIVTAVNAAAYPFFAFYLKRNAGFDQVPILYFAAIQSFGGYLGALVVRSWIDRVSVRYAFIVSLVLHIINYTYWISVLVGFEGLLFLCPFMFFLIGGAGSFYHAAHNKHMPQLTDRGSRPLSVALITTSIGFGTGIFASGLGFVLKDKDGAFSDGRFLIYLGFALLVQVVLIIAYKKMEDQNRDAEPLVAITGWLRPFRGLFSFGLPLQRSGAEEKDHNHAKD
- the argH gene encoding argininosuccinate lyase, producing MASKNKQATWGGRFSDGPAALMQKFSESVSFDRRLAPFDIQGSRAQAKMLAHTGIINDEERDAIITGLDEIEQEIAGGNFSWDESLEDVHMNIEQALTDRVPAAAKLHTARSRNDQVATDMRLFFKDAAAQLQEAIRGAQRALLTLARKGETVYIPGYTHLQRAQPVSIAHHILAYVEMLDRDVTRFAAVSDEANICPLGSGAIAGTTLPIDRLFTARELSFVGSDGEPRVTSNSMDAVSDRDVFISFAHACSVFGAHVSRLSEDMILWSSAEFGFVHLPDTFTTGSSLMPQKKNPDAFELLRGKVAQLGGIYQTLLTLVKGLPLTYNRDLQDDKPPVFAAFDLCMTACHVLQEMLPGIEPVPGKCTEAVSDPLLLATDVVDYLVRKGVAFREAHHVVGALVALSEKSNTALPELPLDKIQNISHQLGADWVECFDIAGALARREEPGMPGPEQTRSRFDYWSHRLA